The DNA window AACGCTGTTTGGTCTGGGCGTGGTACCCGGCGTCATTTCCACCGTCATTTTTGCCATTGCCGCACCAGTGCGATTGACCTACCTCGGCATTTCCCAGGTTCCAACCGAACTGGCTGAAGCCGGTAAGGCCTTCGGCTGCACCAACCGGGAACTGCTGTTCAAGGTCGAACTTCCCGCCGCCATGAGTTCCATCGGTGCCGGTGTGACCCAGTGCATCATGCTGTCGCTGTCTATGGTCGTGATCGCTGCACTGGTTGGGGCCGATGGCCTGGGCGTTCCGGTTGTCCGCGCGCTGAATACCGTCGATATCGGCAAAGGTTTCGAAGCCGGACTGGCCATTGTACTGCTGGCTATCTGGATGGACCGTTTCTTCCGCCAACGTAATGCTGGGGAGCCTTCACAATGATCGAATTTGAAAACGTCAATGTCGTCTTCGGCAAACAGCCTCAACAAGCATTGCCGCTGATTGATCAAGGCCTCGATCGTGCGGAAATCCGCGACAAGACGGGCTTGGTGGTGGGCGTTCAGAACGCCAACCTTAGCGTCAAAAAAGGCGAAATTTGCGTACTGATGGGGCTTTCCGGCTCCGGAAAATCCAGTCTGCTACGCTGCGTTAACGGCTTGAACGACGTCACCAGCGGCGCTATTCGCATCCAACACGACGGTGAGATGGTGGACTTCACCCAAGCCAGCGAAAAAGTACAGCGCGATATCCGTACCCGGCGCATCTCCATGGTATTCCAGAGCTTTGCTCTGATGCCTTGGCTGACCGTTGAAGACAACGTGGCCTTCGGCTTGGAACTTCAAGGCATGAGCAAAAACAAACGCCGGAAAAAAGTCGCACGCCAATTGGATCTGGTTGGCCTATCGGCCTGGGCCAAGTGCCGCCCGGACGAGCTTTCCGGTGGCATGCGCCAGCGTGTCGGGCTTGCCCGGGCATTGGCCACCGAATCCGAAATCCTGCTGATGGACGAGCCCTTCTCCGCACTCGATCCGCTGATCCGCCACCAGCTGCAAGATGAGTTGCTGAGTTTGCAGGACGAACTACAGAAAACCATCGTGTTCGTGAGCCACGATTTGGACGAAGCCCTCAAGCTGGGCTCCCATATCGCGATCATGAAAGATGGCCAGATCGTTCAACACGGCAAGCCCGAATCGATCGTGCTGCACCCTGAAAACGATTACGTCAAAAGCTTCGTAGCCAGCACCAACCCACTCAACGTTCTGGCGGCTCGTTCGCTGGCCCTGCCGATTGACGAGATTCAGGAAGATGCTCAAGGCAATCGTTGCCTGAACAAGCGCTACGACATATGGCTGCACACGCCCGAATCAGCGGAAAAAGCGGTTGTTACCAGCAATGGCCAAACCTTTCAGACCCAACCCTGGCAAGAAGGACAAGCCATCGATAGCTTAGCCAAGCAGCCAACACGCATCGCCCCAAACACACCACTGCGAGATGCCGTCGAAATTCGCTACTTCACCGGCCACAGTCTGTTGGTTGAAGAAGGCGGACAAATCACCGGCGCCATCGGCGACCGTGAGCTTTACCACGCCATGCTAGGGAAGCATCTGGACGACTAATCGTTAGCCTACCTGCGCTTGGCCCAGAACTTTACCGGTGCCAAGCGCCCTGACTTCCACTTATCTTTAAGTCACCAACGACCCTGCAACGTCGCCACAATGTTTCTTCCACCCGCATGATTCCGGTGTTCGCACAGATAAATACCCTGCCAAATGCCCAGCGCCAACTGGCCGTGAGTGATGGGAATCGTCAGTGAGGGCCCGATGATCACGTTCTTGATGTGGGAGGTGGTGTCATCCGGGCCTTCGAGCGTGTGTTCATAGTAAGACGCATTTTCCGGCACCATCACATTGAAGTGTCGCTCCAGATCGCCGCGAACATCCGGGTCCGCATTTTCATTGATCGCCAAGGACGCCGAGGTGTGCTGAATAAAAAGATTCAACAAGCCGACTTCGCAGTTGGTCAGCTCCGGCGCCCGCGCGAGGATGTCGTCGGTAACCAGATTGAAGCCCCGTGGGTACGGCGGCAACTCAATGATGTTCTGATGCCAGATCATAGCCTCTCCATTGTCTATTTCTGCAGGTCATCCCAAGGATGAACCGGAACAGCGGCGTCTTCGGGCACCTCGCTTTCGTATGAGCTTCGGAAGTAATCCATGGCTTTTTCCGCCTCACCCAGCTCATCAAAACGGGCGATGTGATAAATCGCCTCACCTTCATTCACCAGCGGCAAGTTGTTCACACAGATCACAATGCCCGAGCACGGCGATGCGATCGCGACTTCCGCTTCACCGAACGGGTCAGCAACCATCGCCAATTTTTGTCCTTTACGCACTCGTTGCCCCAAACGAGCGACCGGACGCATGATGCCGTCGATGTCGGCTCTCACCCACTGCGAGTTTGCCGCGGTTTCCGATCGTTTCTTCGGTGCCTTGGGACCTTTCTTGGCCGGCACCATTTCCAGTTCCCGCATCACTCGGATAATGCCTTTCACACCGCTGGCAATCACCACATCATCAAAACGCAGGGCTTCACCACCTTCGAAGGTAATGACAGGTATGTCGAGGGAATCTGCGTAGGCACGGAGGCTGCCGTCCCGCAGCCCAGCATTAATAATGATGGGTGCACCAAAAGCTTCGGCCATGCGGGTCGTTTCCGGATTTTTCAGTTCCGCCCGGATCTGCGGCAGGTTGAAACGGTGTACGGCGCCTGTGTGCAAATCGATGATGTGGGTCACCTTCTCCATGATCAGGGTGCGCAACAAATAGGCTATGCGACCACCTAACGAGCCGGATTCTGAGCCGGGGAAACACCGGTTCAGATCACGGCGGTCGGGTAGGTAACGGGTGCGCTGAACAAAACCGAATATGTTCACTATGGGCACCGCCACCAGGGTGCCGCGAAGGTGACGCAGCGCCGAGTTTTTCATCACCCGGCGAATGATCTCGACACCGTTGATTTCATCACCATGAATAGCGCCACACACCATCAATACTGGCCCATCACGGCGGCCATGCACCACTTCCACAGGAATATGCAGCGGCGTGTGGGTGTACAACTTGGCCACCTGTACGTTCACGGTTTCGCGAGTGCCGGCCTTCACCTGCACTCCAGCAATTTCAAACGGTGCTCTTGCCATGAACGATCAGCCTCTGCCCTTGGTTTTTGTTTTCCAAGGCTTATAGTTTTTCTCAGTCCAATTAATGATCATACCCGCAACGTTTTTACCGGTGGCATTTTCAATGCCTTCCAGTCCCGGCGAGGAATTCACCTCCATCACCAGCGGACCACGGCTAGAGCGCAGCAAATCGACACCCGCCACATTCAGACCCATCGCTTTTGCCGCGGTAACGGCTGTGCGCCGCTCTTCCGGGGTAATGCGCACCAACGAGGCAGTACCACCACGGTGTAGGTTTGAACGGAACTCGCCCTCGGCACCTTGGCGTTTCATGGCCGCAATCACTTTGTCGCCAATCACGAAACAGCGGATATCGGCACCACCGGCCTCCTTGATGAATTCCTGCACCAGAATGTCAGCCTTCAGCCCCATAAAAGCTTCTATCACGCTTTCGGCTGCTTTTCGGGTTTCCGCCAGCACCACACCGATACCTTGAGTACCTTGCAGCAACTTGATCACCACCGGCGCGCCCCCCACCATTTTCAGCAGTTCCGGCACGTTATCTGGCTTATTGGCGAAGCCGGTCACCGGCATGCCCACGCCTTTGCGGGCCAGTAACTGCAACGAGCGCAGCTTATCCCGTGAACGTGTAATCGCTACGGACTCGTTCACCGGAAATACGCCCATCATTTCGAACTGCCGTAGTACAGCGGTGCCGTAGAAGGTAACAGAGGCACCGATCCGCGGAATCACCACGTCGAAGTCTTCCAACACTTCCTCGTGATAATGGATTCTGGGGTCTGCAGACGTGATGTTCATAGAGCAATGCAAGCAATCAATCACTTTCACTTCGTGGCCGCGATTGATGCCTTCTTCCATCAAACGCCGGGTCGAATACAGGTGACGATTGCGCGACATAATCGCAATTTTCATGATCAGGTCCTTGGTGCCGGTTCGCCGGCAAGATAAGAGGATTCAGGGTACACAACAGCGCGGCCCGACAAGGCGGTGCGCCCTAGCAACATCCGAAATCGCATAGAATCCCGGTTGGTCAGTGTCATTTCAATCGGCCAGCTTTCTCCCCCCACAGTGACCATGGTCTCGACCACCAGCCGCAGTTCCTTGTGACCGCCGGAATCGGTCACCGTGCGTTCATCCAGCACTTTCGCATCGCACTCGACGACTTCCTTCATTTCATTTTGAACAGGGTGAACCCAAAACTTTACCCGGCGCTCTCCGTTCTCAGTATAGGGCTCTGTCCGAAACGTATGCAGGCAGGAGGTACGCGCGCCCGTATCGACCTTGGCTTTCATCCGGTCAATACCAAGTTCCGGTAACCCTACCCATTCGCGCCAACCCAGCCCGACTCTGTTTTCAACGATGGCTGGTGGCGTAGTTGTTGTTACTTCAGTCGTGCTTATCGACATCCGGGACACCCTTATTTTTATGTTGCTCCGGTGCCAACAGCTGCACCCGGAATGGCTCTGAATGACTACCGGCATAGATGCTGGTATGAGGGAACGGTATCTCGATGCCGTGGCTATCGAGCATTTTCTTCACAGCAATCATCATACTGCTTCGACCTTCAAGGAAACGATCTTTGGGCACCCAAAGCGAAAACTGTAAATCCACAGACGATGCACCAAAACCGGTGACCTGCACGAAGGCTTTGGGTTCTTCCAAACAGGCGGCATTCTCCTCCGCCAGCTCCAGCAGCAGTTCGCTAACGCGCTCAACATCTTCGGCGTAGGCTATCCCCAGCGTCAGGTCGATGCGCCGGATCGGGAAGCGCGACCGGTTCACCACCCGTGTTTTAATCAGGGTTTCGTTGGGGATGCGCACATACAGGTTGTCGGGAGTACGTAGCTTCACGCTCAGCAAATCGATTGCCACCACCTCACCTATGGTGGCATCTACATCAATAACATCGCCAATCTCAAAGGGTTTTTCCATAACCAAGAACAAACCGCTGATAATATTCGAGGCTGACGTTTGAGAAGCAAAGCCAATGGCCACAGTCAGGATACCGGCAGCTCCAAGCACCACTTCCAATGAAAAACCCGCTTCACGCAGCGCCGCTACCGCAAACAGCACGAACACCAGATAGAAGCACAAACGGCGGATCATCACCTGATGATGGCGGGAAACGCGATCACCCACCAAGCGGCCTAAACTCCGAGCGAGCAATGTGCCGAGCACCGCACCCAACAACATCAAAAATGCCGCGGAAAACCACTGCCCCCAAGCTATGCCGTTGGCTATTTCAGCGATTGTTTGCTGTATCGAATCAAACAAAGCACTACTCCTGTTAGGCTATCAACCAAAGATGTTGTCCACGGCACGTACTAATCTGCGCCCCCGGGCCAACTTTTCCCGGGCCGGGGCAATGGCTTCGCACTTGCCCGCTTCAGCGACTACCGCATGGTCGATGTGCAAACTGGCCGAACTCATATCGGTTTCACACTTCACCGTAACACCCGATGTCCAGAGTTGCCCCCGCTCGTTCCGATAAATCGCCAGCAGAGGTGTAGGCAAACTGAATCGCTCCAGCAGCAAGGGTTTTTCCCGCTCATTGATAATCGTCACGGGCGTCACTGCACGCCAAGGGCGTTTAGGCACAGCCTCCAGAGCCAGACGGCCATAGGTTGACGAGGCATAGCACAACTCACCTTCGCGGGTGTTTCGGCCGAGCCAGGTCATCGATGGCGGTGCCAGCGGAAACTCGGCCAGTTCGGTACGCGCTTCACCAACGCAGACTTTCATCCAAAGTGTCGTACCCACGTACAGCACACAGCGGGCACCGGCGGGGATGGTCAGGGGCTGAAATGGCCGAATAACCGTCGGCAAGTTGGCCATGGCCGGCACAAAGCAAAGCAGCCCGTCATCGTTAGTACGCACGAAGCGCTGAACCTTCACGTCGGCCGATGGCAGAGTATGGCCGGTCGATTCGTACCAGTTTTCAGGGTCTGTGCCTTGCTTTGAGGACTGTTCCCGGATCTGCCACTCCAAATCCAACAGCGTGATCCACAAACGGGTATGACCGAGCTGGTGCTGCTGCGTCTGGCCGGAAACCAGTTGATAGGGATGCGCCCAGACACCATCGCGCGGGCTTTCGAATTTCTCAGTCATACCGTGGAAAAAACTCCTTTTTCCTGGCAGGGATTATTGTTTAACTATAATCCAATCAGGCAAGGTCAGCGAATATATAAGTTAATGATTTTTCGCCTGTAATTACCCCTACTTCACAGCACGAGGTAAATCTGCTCATGGCTGAACTGGTCTGGCTTCGAAACGACCTCCGCACCGCAGACAACGCGGCTCTGACCGCCGCCTGCAAAAGCGGTCGCCCCGTACGGGCGTGCTTTATCGTCACACCTGAACAATGGCAGGAGCACGACTGGTCAGCCGCGCGAGTTCAGTTTGTGCTGGAACACGCCAATGCGCTGTCAAAGCAACTGGCCAAGCTTGGCATTACGCTCAACTTCCTCCATACCGATACCTTTGATTCCAGCGTTGACGTACTGGAACAACACTGCCGCCAGCACGGCATTAGCCAACTTCATTTCAACGAGGAATATGGGGCCAACGAGCGAAAACGCGATAAGCAGGTCCGGGACAGGCTATCTTCGCTGGGTGTAGCAGTGAAAAAATACCGAGATCAAACCGTGGCGCCGGTCGGGAAAATTCTCACTCAGAAAGACGAGCCTTATTCCGTTTTCACCCCGTTTTCACGCCGATGGCGGGTATGGGTAGAAGAAACACACCCAACGCTGTATCCATCTCCCTCTGCCAAGGGAGCGGAAGTCACGCCGGAACAAACCGACACCCTCCCTGCCCCGTTCGAGAACGCTCCGGAGCCTTTGGTGGAAACCGGCGAAAACGCCGCCCACGATGCACTGGACGAATTTCTCACAGAGCGCGCCGCCAGCTACAACGATACCCGGGACTTTCCCGCGCTGGACGGCACCAGCCTGCTGTCGCCCTACCTGGCGAACGGTGTTTTGTCAGGCCGCCAGTGCTTGATCGCCGCCCAACAAACCGGCAGCTCCGGCGAGGGCATTGAAACCTGGATCAACGAAATTGCCTGGCGCGATTTCTACATCAATATCCTTTACCACTACCCAAGGCTCAGCATGCACCGAGCCTTCAAGCCGGAAACAGAGGCGCTGAAGTGGAATGAGCCGGGTGAGCATTTCGAAGCCTGGAAAGAAGGCAAAACCGGTATTCCGATTGTGGATGCCGCCATGCGTCAGCTAAAAACCACCGGCTGGATGCACAATCGCCTGCGGATGATCACCGCGATGTTCCTTTCCAAAAACCTGTTTATTGATTGGCGGCTGGGCGAAGCCTGGTTTATGCAAAACCTGGTGGACGGGTTTCTGGCCTCTAACAACGGAGGCTGGCAGTGGAGTGCGTCTACAGGCACAGATTCAGCGCCCTATTTTCGGGTATTTAACCCGGTCACCCAGAGCGAACGTTTTGATCCGAAAGGCGAGTTTATCCGGAACTGGGTACCAGAGTTGGCGAAGCTGGATAACAAACGGATTCATGATCCGTCGAAAGGTGGAGTGATTCCCAAAGGGTATCCTCGGCCCATCGTGGATTTGAAGGAAAGCCGGAAAGAAGCGATTGCCCGATTTCAGGCTTTGAAGGACTGAGTAAGGGGACCAGGCAGGGCTGGGGCGGCTCTACCTTTGAGTTAGACCGAACACACCGGGCAGTCTGGATCTTTTAGGAGCTTCATTTCTCGCCATTGCATCTGCCAGGCATCCAGGATGAGCAAACGACCAACCAAAGACTGGCCTACGCCACTGATGACTTTAATGGCCTCCATCGCCTGAGCCGCACCAATCATGCCCACCAAAGGAGCAATCACACCGGCTTCCGAGCAGGTCAGGTCTTCATTGCCTTGCTCTTCGTACAAACAGTGGTAGCACGGGCTCTCAGGGTTTCGGGGGTCATAAACGGATAACTGCCCTTCACCCCGAATGGCCGCTCCTGAAACCAATGGAACGCCAGTAGCAACAGACGCACGGTTGAGGGCGAAGCGGGTGTTGAAGTTATCGGTGCAGTCCAGCACCAAAGTTGCATCAGCCACCAACTGCGCAAGGTCCTCACCATCCACGCGGCGATTGACGGCATTTACCGTAGTTTCGGGATTAATAGCGCGAACACGTTCAGCTAGACGCTCGGCTTTGGAGTCGCCGAGCCAGCTTTGCTGAAAGCCGATCTGGCGCTGCAGGTTGGCCAGTTCGATCTGGTCGTCATCCACCAGAGTCAACTGCCCGACTCCGGCCGCCCCTAGATACAGCGCAACCGGACAGCCCAAGCCACCGGAGCCCAATATCATGACCCGAGCTTCTTTCAGCCTTTGCTGACCAGCTATATCGAATTGGGGAATCAGGATTTGGCGGCTGTAGCGGAGCAGTTCGTCATCGCTGAGCATAGAGAGTCTCGCAGTTAATCGCTGGCTGGCTTTCGGGCCAGGGTCATGCGGTCGTTTCCGCCGTAATCCTTGCGGGTTTCTATGTTGCGCCATCCGGCTTGGGTAAACAAATCCCGAACCGCATCGCCTTGGTCGTAGCCGTGTTCCAACATCATCCAACCACCAGCATTTAACCAACCCAAGCCTTGGGTGACCAACAACCGAATGTCATCCAAACCGTCGTTGCCGGCCACCAAGGCCGATGCTGGCTCAAAGCGCACATCGCCCTCGCTGAGGTGGCAATCACTGGCCGGAATATAAGGCGGGTTGGAAATGAGCAAGTCAAAAGCGCCTACTGGGAGTTCTTCAAACCAATGGCTTTGGATTACCGAAATCGGGAGATTCAGGTTCTGGCTATTCTCGCGGGCCAATTCCACCGCTTCGGCAATGCGATCGGTAGCGGTTATCTGCCACTCGGGCTTTTCGCTGGCGAGAGCCAAGGCAATGGCGCCCGTGCCGGTGCCCAAATCCAGAACCTTCGCCGACTCGGGCAATTCAAGCGACAAGGCGGCTTCCACCAGACATTCGGTATCGGGGCGAGGTATCAGAGTGGACGTGGATACCCTCAAAGGCAACGACCAAAACTCTTGTTGGCCGAGAAGGTAAGCAATGGGCTTGCCCTCAACCCGTTCGGCGACAAGCACGAAGAACTGTTCCGCCTGTTCCGCCGTAATTTCCCGCTCAGGCCAGGCCCGAAAGCTAGTGCGGCTCAGACCGCTGACGTGGCTCAGCAGCAATTCAGCATCCAGTTTGGGTGAATCGCCACCGATTCTGGCCTCGGCATCTTGTATTAGAGCTTCACAAGTCAACAAGGGATTACTGATCCTGTGACAGCTCGGCCAGCAACTCGGCCTGATGTTCCTGTTGCAGCGGCACCACCACCGCATCCAGGTCGCCACCAACCACTTCGTCCAGCTTATACAGGGTGAGGTTGATTCTATGATCCGTCACCCGGCCTTGCGGGAAGTTGTAGGTGCGGATGCGCTCTGAGCGGTCACCGCTACCCACCAGACTTTTCCGGGTTTCGGCCATACTTTGCTGCTGCTTTTCGAGCTCGGCATTCTGCAGGCGAGAGGCCAGCAGGCTCATGGCTTTGGCGCGGTTCTTGTGCTGCGACCGCTCTTCCTGACATTCAACTACGAGCCCTGTTGGCAGGTGAGTAATGCGGATCGCAGAGTCGGTTTTGTTTACGTGCTGCCCACCGGCACCCGAGGCCCGAAAGGTGTCTACGCGTAAGTCACCTTTGTTGATATCGATGGTTTCCGCTTCGCCGGCTTCTGGAATAACAGCCACCGTGCAAGCAGAGGTATGAATGCGCCCCTGGGATTCGGTTTCCGGTACCCGTTGAACTCGGTGTGCTCCGGATTCAAATTTCAGTGTTCCGTAAACGCCATCGCCAGACAAACGGGCGATCACCTCTTTATAACCGCCGTGCTCACCTTCGTTCTCATTCAGTATCTCGACCTGCCAGCGGCGCTTTTCCGCATAACGGGAATACATGCGAAACAGGTCACCGGCAAAAATAGCGGCTTCATCTCCACCGGTACCGGCACGAACTTCCAGAAACACGTTTTTGGTGTCGTTAGGATCTTTCGGCAACATCAATCGTTGCAGCTCGGCATCCAGCTCTTCACTTCGGGCCTGAGCATCAGACAGCTCTTCTTCGGCCATGGCACGCATATCCGCATCGCCATCTTTCGCCAACTCTTTCGCTTCGGCGATATCATCCAGAGACTGCTGCCATGCCTGGAAGCATCTCACCACAGGTTCAATCTCTGCATACTCTTTAGAAAGATCACGAAATTTGTTCTGGTCGGCAATAACTGAGGCATCGCTTAACAGCGCACTCACCTCCTCGAACCGCTCTACTAACTGTTCAAGGCGGGATTTAATCGATGGCTTCATAGTTTTTCCGTGGTGGTGGGCTCGTCAGCATCCAACATTTCAAGCTGATAAAGCTCTCGCAAGAAGTCCGCAACTTCGGTACGCCCTTCAGCCATGGCTTTACGAACTTGAGTAGATGGTTGGTGCAGAAGTTTATTCGTCAGACCCCGCGCCAAACTGCGAAGTGCGGTTTCCGGGTCGGTACCGTTACGCAGCGCTCTCAGCGCTTTCTCGGTTTCCGCGTCGCGGAGCGATTCCGCTCGTGAACGGAATACCTTTAGGGTAGAAACAGCGTCGAGCGCGCGCAGCTGATCAAGAAAATCCTGAACACCACTGGCAATCAGGTTCTCAGCCTCACGGGCGGCACCCTCCCGAGAGCGGACGTTTTCTTCAATCACCTGGCGCAAATCGTCAACGGTGTATAGGTACACATCCGCCAAGCCGCCCACTTCCGGTTCTATATCACGAGGAACCGCAATATCCACCATAAAATAGGGGCGATGTTTACGTTTTTTCAAAGCGCGTTCTACTGCGCCTTTACCAAGAATCGGCAGCGGACTGGCCGTTGATGAGATTACGATATCGACATCGGCCAAGTAATCCGGAATTTCGGAAAGGACAATACCTTTACCGCCGTGGATCTCGGCCAACGCTTGGGCACGTTCCAGCGTTCGGTTGGCGACCAGAAAATCACGCACACCGGCATCGGCCAAATGGCGAGAAACCAGCTCGATGGTTTTTCCGGCACCAATCAGCAGCGCCTTGTTTCGGGACATGTCCGCGAAAATCTGATGCGCCATGCTGACTGACGCGTAAGCAACCGAGACTGGGTTTTCGCCGATCGCCGTTTCTGTCCGGACTCGCTTTGCAACAGAAAAGGTGTGTTCAAACAGGCGAGACAAGAAGGCACCCGTGGCGTTGTGTTCCCGCGCCAGGGCGTATGCATCCTTCAGCTGGCCAAGAATCTGGGGCTCACCCAACACCATAGAGTCAAGGCCTGCGGCTACACGCATCATGTGCCGCACGGCGTCGGAATCGCGGTGCACGTATATCACGTTTTCAAGATCAGCCGCGTCCAACTCATGGAACCCGGCCAACCAACGCAATAACGCTGGCGCGCAATCGTCGTCGCCCGCCAAATAGAGTTCCGTGCGGTTACAGGTAGATAAGATGCCGGCTTCACTGGCACCCGTCGCCGCACGCAGTTCGGAGAAGGCCTCAGCCATCCGTTCAGGCGTAAACGCTACCCGCTCGCGGATTTCCACGGGCGCAGTGCGGTGATTTATTCCCAGTGTCAGCAATGCCATTGTGAGCTTAAAACACCTCAGTCCAATGAAAGGTAAGCAGCCTCATTCTACCGGCGCCCGCTCGCGCCTGCCACCTGAAAACACCCGGGCTTCGGCAACTGCGGACATGTTGGGCAACTTCAAGCGCTTATGCCATTATAGGCGCTCGGCCTTGACCACGATCCGATCTGCCTCAATTTTCAGGCAATGAACGGTCATTCTGAAACACAGCCTCGAGCTCACAGGACGCTGCATGCAAAGAAACGCACCACACCTGGCCACCTGCCTGCTGGGAATCACCTTCGCCACTTTATCCGGCTGTTCCAGTTTTTCAGGGCCATCAACTCAACCGGCCCCGGAACCCATTGCCACTCCAGCGCCTGAGCAAACCGATATAGAGTACGCCGACTTCGAGCCCGAAGTACTTTATCAACTCTTATCGGCAGAGGTCGCGGCACAACGAGGTCGCTACGACGTTACTCTAGTCAATTATATTCAGGCCGCGAAAACCTCCAAAGACGATGGCGTGATCGAACGGGCCATGCGCATTGCCCAAACCCTGAATGCCGACAACGCCCAACAGCAACTGGCTGATTTGTGGCTCAAAAAATCGCCGGAAAACGTCCAAGCCCACCGTGTAGCAGCCATTCAGGCGGTCAAACGGCAAAACCTGGAAACGGCGCTGGTTCACATGGAAAAGATCATGGATCAGGGCGAAGACGCTGATTTCGACAGCCTCGCCGCCATGGCCACTCAACTTCCTCCCGCGCAGCAACAAGAACTACTGACACTGTATCTGCGCTTAGCCGAACGCCATCCAAACACGCCGGATTTGGAATACGGTATCGCTTTGTTGATGAAAGTCTCCGGCGACTCCCAATCTGGTCTGGACCGCCTGGAGCCCTTAATCAGTGCGCACCCGAACTTTCAACCGGCGATCACACTCAAAGGCGACTTGCTTTACCAAACCGGCCAAACTAAGGCGGCGCTGAACCACCTCACCACCAATACCCGCCGATTTCCTGACAACCGTCAGATGGGCACACTTTACGGCCGCATTCTCATTAACGAGAAAAAGCTGCAAGCCGCTCAAGACGAATTTCAGCGACTGGTAAAACGCCATCCTGAAACACCGGGACTGAAACTCTCCCACGCTCTAGTGGCATTGGAAAACCAGCAACCTGACATTGCCCGCGAAAATCTGCAAGCGTTAGTCAACCAGGGCCACCACACCGACGAAGCCAAGTTCTACCTTGGCCGCATTGAAGAAAAAGCCGGAAACATAGAACTGGCCATCAATCACTACCAAAGCGTGGAATCCGGCAACTACTACTTCCCCGCCCTGTCACGCGCCAG is part of the Marinobacter sp. JH2 genome and encodes:
- the prmC gene encoding peptide chain release factor N(5)-glutamine methyltransferase, with amino-acid sequence MLTCEALIQDAEARIGGDSPKLDAELLLSHVSGLSRTSFRAWPEREITAEQAEQFFVLVAERVEGKPIAYLLGQQEFWSLPLRVSTSTLIPRPDTECLVEAALSLELPESAKVLDLGTGTGAIALALASEKPEWQITATDRIAEAVELARENSQNLNLPISVIQSHWFEELPVGAFDLLISNPPYIPASDCHLSEGDVRFEPASALVAGNDGLDDIRLLVTQGLGWLNAGGWMMLEHGYDQGDAVRDLFTQAGWRNIETRKDYGGNDRMTLARKPASD
- the prfA gene encoding peptide chain release factor 1: MKPSIKSRLEQLVERFEEVSALLSDASVIADQNKFRDLSKEYAEIEPVVRCFQAWQQSLDDIAEAKELAKDGDADMRAMAEEELSDAQARSEELDAELQRLMLPKDPNDTKNVFLEVRAGTGGDEAAIFAGDLFRMYSRYAEKRRWQVEILNENEGEHGGYKEVIARLSGDGVYGTLKFESGAHRVQRVPETESQGRIHTSACTVAVIPEAGEAETIDINKGDLRVDTFRASGAGGQHVNKTDSAIRITHLPTGLVVECQEERSQHKNRAKAMSLLASRLQNAELEKQQQSMAETRKSLVGSGDRSERIRTYNFPQGRVTDHRINLTLYKLDEVVGGDLDAVVVPLQQEHQAELLAELSQDQ
- the hemA gene encoding glutamyl-tRNA reductase, with the translated sequence MALLTLGINHRTAPVEIRERVAFTPERMAEAFSELRAATGASEAGILSTCNRTELYLAGDDDCAPALLRWLAGFHELDAADLENVIYVHRDSDAVRHMMRVAAGLDSMVLGEPQILGQLKDAYALAREHNATGAFLSRLFEHTFSVAKRVRTETAIGENPVSVAYASVSMAHQIFADMSRNKALLIGAGKTIELVSRHLADAGVRDFLVANRTLERAQALAEIHGGKGIVLSEIPDYLADVDIVISSTASPLPILGKGAVERALKKRKHRPYFMVDIAVPRDIEPEVGGLADVYLYTVDDLRQVIEENVRSREGAAREAENLIASGVQDFLDQLRALDAVSTLKVFRSRAESLRDAETEKALRALRNGTDPETALRSLARGLTNKLLHQPSTQVRKAMAEGRTEVADFLRELYQLEMLDADEPTTTEKL
- a CDS encoding tetratricopeptide repeat protein; the encoded protein is MQRNAPHLATCLLGITFATLSGCSSFSGPSTQPAPEPIATPAPEQTDIEYADFEPEVLYQLLSAEVAAQRGRYDVTLVNYIQAAKTSKDDGVIERAMRIAQTLNADNAQQQLADLWLKKSPENVQAHRVAAIQAVKRQNLETALVHMEKIMDQGEDADFDSLAAMATQLPPAQQQELLTLYLRLAERHPNTPDLEYGIALLMKVSGDSQSGLDRLEPLISAHPNFQPAITLKGDLLYQTGQTKAALNHLTTNTRRFPDNRQMGTLYGRILINEKKLQAAQDEFQRLVKRHPETPGLKLSHALVALENQQPDIARENLQALVNQGHHTDEAKFYLGRIEEKAGNIELAINHYQSVESGNYYFPALSRASELQAQAGELNEALSHIQSLRANTPQQAEKFWLLEINLLIDQDMKAKALAATKTALEEHPKSVEARYARAMLLDADGKHEQAEQNLKAILDIEPTSSITLNALGYILIERTDRLQEAQGYIERALALDPDNPAILDSLGWVLFKQGRTMEALEYLSEAWGAYPDPEVSAHYGEALWSIGEEEQARIVWEEGLDEDPDHEILLKTIERLTSEGDEE